The following coding sequences lie in one Arachis hypogaea cultivar Tifrunner chromosome 9, arahy.Tifrunner.gnm2.J5K5, whole genome shotgun sequence genomic window:
- the LOC112710792 gene encoding large ribosomal subunit protein eL18: MGIDLKAGGKSKKTKRTAPKSNDIYLKLLVKLYRFLVRRTNSNFNAVILKRLFMSKVNKPPLSLSRLIKYTKGKEGKIAVVVGTITDDIRVYDVPPLKVTALRFTETARARIEKAGGECITFDQLALRAPLGQNTVLLRGPKNAREAVKHFGPAPGVPHSHTKPYVRSKGRKFEKARGRRNSRGFRV; encoded by the exons Atg GGGATCGATCTGAAGGCTGGAGGTAAGAGCAAGAAGACCAAAAGAACAGCACCAAAGTCCAATGATATCTACCTTAAGCTCTTGGTCAAG CTTTACCGGTTCCTTGTGAGGAGAACTAACAGCAACTTCAATGCTGTAATATTGAAGCGCTTGTTCATGAGCAAGGTTAACAAGCCTCCACTATCTTTGTCAAGGCTGATTAAGTATACCAAGGGGAAg GAAGGTAAGATTGCAGTGGTGGTTGGGACTATAACTGATGATATTCGTGTATATGATGTTCCACCCTTGAAAGTTACCGCACTCAGGTTTACTGAGACTGCTCGTGCAAGAATAGAGAAGGCTGGTGGTGAATGCATTACATTCGATCAGTTGGCTCTTAGGGCCCCTCTTGGACAGAACACG GTCCTTCTTAGAGGCCCGAAGAATGCTCGAGAAGCCGTGAAGCACTTTGGTCCCGCACCTGGTGTGCCACACAGCCACACCAAGCCTTATGTGCGATCAAAGGGAAGGAAGTTTGAGAAGGCTAGAGGAAGGAGGAACAgcagagggtttagggtttga